The Clostridioides difficile genome has a segment encoding these proteins:
- the smpB gene encoding SsrA-binding protein SmpB → MAGKKILATNKRARHEYFIEETYECGIELKGTEVKSIRQGKVNLSDGFASVDNSEVFLKQVHISPYEQGNIFNVDPLRVRKLLLHKHEIRKLIGATTIKGYSLIPLSLYLKNGKVKVEIALAKGKKLYDKRQDMAKKDAQRRIEREMTGKY, encoded by the coding sequence ATGGCTGGTAAAAAAATATTAGCAACAAACAAAAGAGCAAGACATGAATATTTTATAGAGGAAACCTATGAATGTGGAATTGAATTAAAAGGAACCGAAGTAAAATCGATAAGACAGGGTAAAGTCAACCTAAGTGATGGATTTGCATCTGTAGATAACAGTGAAGTATTTTTGAAACAAGTTCATATAAGTCCATATGAGCAAGGAAATATATTTAATGTTGACCCTCTAAGAGTGAGAAAGTTATTGCTTCACAAGCATGAAATAAGAAAACTTATTGGAGCAACTACTATAAAAGGGTATTCACTTATACCACTTAGTTTATATTTAAAAAATGGTAAGGTTAAAGTAGAGATTGCTTTAGCGAAAGGTAAGAAATTATATGACAAACGTCAAGATATGGCTAAGAAAGATGCCCAAAGACGTATAGAAAGAGAAATGACAGGAAAATATTAA